The Panacibacter microcysteis genome includes a window with the following:
- a CDS encoding M20 metallopeptidase family protein, which yields MLKEKINTLVAQYSETFIAIRHHLHANPELSYQEFATSSFIQQQLEVLGIPFTVIATTGVVATIEGRNPGSRVIALRADMDALPIREENDVAYKSQQPGIMHACGHDVHTTCLLGAARILHELKNEWEGTLKLVFQPGEEKNPGGASLMIKEGVLESPVPQGIVALHVNPSLDTGHLSFRSGRVMASADEIYITIKSKGGHAAAPHLTADTILVASQVIVSLQQVISRNNNPFSPSVLSICSFQGGNTTNVIPSEVKLMGTFRAMDEEWRFKAHELIRKQTTGIASAMGAEAYIHIDVGYPAVDNDARLTAAAKALAADYVGARFVSETEMRMGAEDFGYYTQKIPGCFFRLGVRNEEKGIIHNVHTPRFNIDEDAIATGIGVMAWLGATLAVEPEPS from the coding sequence ATGCTAAAAGAGAAGATCAATACCCTGGTAGCACAATACAGCGAAACATTTATTGCTATCCGGCATCATTTACATGCAAACCCGGAATTAAGCTACCAGGAATTTGCCACGTCTTCCTTTATACAACAGCAACTTGAAGTTTTAGGTATTCCTTTTACGGTTATTGCTACAACCGGCGTTGTAGCCACGATTGAGGGCAGAAATCCCGGCAGCAGGGTTATTGCCTTGCGTGCAGACATGGACGCTTTGCCGATAAGAGAAGAAAATGACGTAGCATATAAATCACAGCAGCCTGGTATCATGCATGCCTGCGGGCACGATGTGCATACAACCTGCTTACTGGGTGCAGCAAGAATATTGCATGAGTTAAAGAATGAATGGGAGGGAACTCTGAAACTGGTTTTCCAGCCCGGCGAAGAAAAAAACCCCGGTGGTGCCAGCCTCATGATAAAAGAAGGTGTACTGGAAAGCCCGGTGCCGCAGGGTATTGTAGCGTTGCACGTAAACCCGTCTCTTGATACCGGACATCTCAGTTTTCGCAGTGGCCGCGTAATGGCCAGTGCAGATGAGATATACATCACTATAAAAAGTAAAGGCGGCCATGCTGCCGCTCCACATCTTACTGCAGATACTATACTTGTGGCTTCTCAGGTAATTGTAAGTCTGCAACAGGTTATCAGCCGTAACAATAATCCTTTTTCACCGTCGGTTTTATCAATCTGCTCTTTCCAGGGTGGCAACACAACCAACGTTATACCGAGCGAGGTGAAATTAATGGGAACGTTCAGGGCGATGGATGAAGAATGGCGTTTCAAAGCGCATGAACTTATACGAAAGCAAACAACGGGCATTGCCAGTGCAATGGGCGCAGAAGCGTATATACATATTGATGTAGGCTATCCCGCTGTAGATAATGACGCAAGGTTGACCGCAGCTGCAAAAGCGCTTGCGGCTGATTATGTAGGCGCACGGTTTGTCTCCGAAACTGAAATGAGGATGGGTGCTGAAGATTTCGGTTATTACACACAAAAAATCCCAGGTTGTTTTTTCAGGCTGGGAGTAAGGAATGAAGAAAAAGGAATCATTCATAATGTTCATACACCCAGGTTTAACATAGATGAAGATGCGATTGCTACAGGCATTGGCGTAATGGCATGGCTCGGTGCTACACTTGCTGTTGAACCGGAACCCTCATAA
- a CDS encoding SPOR domain-containing protein codes for MCRSSLLILFCCFIVFKAAATDTVIIHKDARLDVLTAKQAAVNKLTAKMTSNGQYKGFRLQVLNSRSRDEAFKAKSDLLQMFPDQKSYVLFQSPYFKVRIGNFYEKAEAISFKSQLSKKYPQNAYVVEDIIEYTPGEDEEDPAVN; via the coding sequence ATGTGCCGATCGTCGTTATTAATACTATTCTGCTGTTTTATTGTTTTTAAAGCCGCGGCCACAGATACGGTTATTATCCATAAAGATGCAAGGCTGGACGTATTAACGGCAAAACAGGCGGCGGTAAACAAATTAACGGCTAAAATGACAAGCAATGGCCAGTACAAGGGTTTCAGGTTACAGGTACTTAACAGCCGCAGCAGGGATGAAGCTTTTAAAGCAAAGTCAGACCTCCTGCAAATGTTTCCTGATCAGAAATCGTATGTACTTTTTCAATCGCCATATTTTAAAGTAAGGATCGGGAATTTTTATGAAAAGGCTGAAGCGATTTCTTTTAAATCGCAGTTATCAAAGAAATATCCCCAGAATGCTTACGTTGTAGAAGATATCATTGAATATACCCCTGGAGAGGATGAAGAAGATCCCGCGGTCAACTAG
- the deoC gene encoding deoxyribose-phosphate aldolase: MELNRYIDHTILKPTTLVADIEKLCKEAREYNFAAVCVPPPFVKKAKHLLEGSGVKTATVIGFPFGYSATEAKIAEVLLAIVDGADELDMVINLIALKNNDWEYLANEINHIMPIVRQKQKVIKIIIESGILTNEEITRCCDLYGAAGIDYLKTSTGYAEAGATVEAVKLFKKHLPAAVKIKASGGIRTYGFARELVEAGAERLGCSAGVSIMQQASDDSTDY, from the coding sequence ATGGAACTAAACAGGTACATTGACCATACCATTCTAAAGCCTACAACACTGGTTGCTGATATCGAAAAATTATGTAAAGAAGCCCGTGAGTATAATTTCGCGGCCGTTTGTGTGCCGCCACCGTTTGTAAAAAAAGCAAAGCATTTACTGGAAGGGTCTGGCGTTAAAACCGCAACGGTAATTGGTTTTCCTTTTGGTTACTCAGCCACAGAGGCAAAAATTGCGGAGGTGCTGCTGGCTATTGTAGATGGTGCAGACGAGCTGGACATGGTGATTAATCTGATAGCGCTCAAAAACAATGACTGGGAATACCTCGCAAACGAAATCAATCATATAATGCCTATAGTACGGCAAAAGCAGAAAGTCATCAAGATCATCATAGAGTCAGGCATATTGACCAACGAGGAAATTACCAGGTGTTGCGACTTATACGGTGCTGCCGGCATAGATTATTTGAAAACTTCCACAGGCTATGCAGAAGCCGGCGCCACGGTAGAGGCTGTAAAGCTTTTTAAAAAGCACCTGCCTGCTGCTGTAAAAATAAAAGCTTCAGGCGGTATAAGAACCTACGGTTTTGCCCGGGAGCTGGTAGAGGCAGGAGCGGAACGGCTGGGCTGCAGTGCTGGAGTTTCGATCATGCAGCAGGCGTCGGACGATTCAACAGATTATTAA
- a CDS encoding geranylgeranylglyceryl/heptaprenylglyceryl phosphate synthase: MKQTIYNQLTEKKRAGRKSFTVLIDPDKVDGGKIDNLITLALDAKVDYFFVGGSLVISNYLDQCIQHIKAACDIPVVLFPGAPSQVSKYADALLYLSLISGRNPELLIGQHVISAPFVKQSGLEIMPTGYMVIDGGAPTTVSYISNASPIPSDKNEIAMCTAMAGEMLGMKLIYMDSGSGAKRPVSEAMIEKVSASIEAPLIVGGGITDPEKAYLNCKSGADVIVVGNAIEKDSSLIKEMSDAVHSVPVLV, from the coding sequence ATGAAGCAAACGATATACAACCAGTTAACCGAGAAAAAAAGAGCAGGGCGCAAATCATTCACGGTGCTTATTGATCCCGATAAAGTTGATGGCGGTAAGATTGATAACCTTATAACCCTGGCTCTGGATGCTAAAGTGGACTATTTTTTTGTAGGTGGCAGCCTAGTTATTTCAAATTATCTTGATCAATGCATTCAGCACATAAAAGCGGCCTGTGACATTCCCGTGGTCCTTTTTCCCGGCGCACCATCGCAGGTTAGCAAATACGCAGATGCCTTATTGTACCTTTCTTTAATATCAGGCCGTAATCCCGAACTGCTTATTGGTCAGCACGTAATCAGTGCGCCGTTTGTAAAACAATCTGGCCTGGAAATAATGCCAACCGGCTATATGGTTATTGATGGTGGCGCACCAACAACAGTTTCTTACATTTCAAACGCATCTCCCATTCCGTCAGACAAAAATGAAATTGCCATGTGCACCGCTATGGCGGGCGAAATGCTGGGCATGAAGCTCATCTACATGGATTCCGGCAGTGGCGCCAAAAGGCCCGTTAGCGAGGCCATGATCGAAAAAGTGTCTGCCAGTATAGAAGCCCCGCTGATTGTGGGTGGCGGCATTACCGATCCTGAAAAAGCATACCTCAACTGCAAATCGGGTGCAGATGTTATAGTGGTGGGCAATGCAATTGAGAAAGACTCGTCTCTTATAAAAGAAATGAGCGATGCTGTTCACTCTGTTCCCGTATTGGTTTAA
- a CDS encoding CocE/NonD family hydrolase, which produces MKALRFLVILSFTVHISCAQAPKDSYTKIEQMIPMRDGTRLYTAIYIPKNNAGKLPFLMVRTPYSCQPYGKDNLPSRLGPNMLFKNEPYIFVYQDVRGRHMSEGVFREMTPYIPGKKTNKDVDESSDTYDTVDWLLKNIDNNNGKVGIYGISYPGFYATAALPNAHPAIKAVSPQAPVTDEFEGDDAYHRGAFFVMDNFDFMNFFDAPRSAPRADNPPIDKNLEIKDAYDFYLKAGALSNLNTKYFGGKSNIWNEYLAHATKDAYWQSRDIRKHLVNVKPATLVVGGWFDAEDLFGALNTYSTIESQNKSNDNRLVMGPWTHGAWERQNWNRFVSYNFESNTAAYFQQMELDFFNYHLKAKGNFDAGEATIFFTGTNEWKRFAQWPPAGVKTRKLLLNANHQLELNDVATTGADEYVSDPANPVPYINKIAGERLSEYMAANQQFAAVRNDVLCYTSVVLDKDITLAGPLTANLSVSITGTDADFIVKIIDVLPDSAATQQLVRAEVLRGKFRNSFKKPEPFKPGKITPVKLQLNDVAHTFKKGHQIMVQVQSSWFPLVDRNPQQFLNIPAAKDTDFKKQSIKILHSSQYPSWISCTELE; this is translated from the coding sequence ATGAAGGCTTTGCGCTTTTTAGTGATCCTCAGTTTCACCGTCCATATTTCCTGCGCACAGGCGCCAAAAGACAGCTATACCAAGATTGAGCAAATGATCCCCATGCGGGATGGTACCAGATTATACACGGCCATATACATTCCAAAAAACAATGCCGGAAAGTTGCCTTTTCTGATGGTGCGTACACCATATTCCTGCCAGCCCTACGGTAAAGACAATTTACCTTCCCGGTTGGGGCCAAACATGTTGTTTAAAAATGAACCTTATATTTTTGTTTACCAGGATGTACGTGGCCGCCACATGAGCGAAGGCGTGTTCCGTGAAATGACGCCTTATATACCAGGTAAAAAAACAAACAAAGACGTAGACGAAAGCAGCGATACTTACGATACCGTAGACTGGTTGCTGAAGAATATTGACAACAACAATGGCAAAGTTGGTATATACGGTATTTCGTACCCCGGATTTTATGCCACCGCCGCCCTGCCAAATGCGCATCCTGCAATTAAAGCTGTATCTCCGCAGGCGCCCGTTACAGATGAGTTTGAGGGAGATGATGCCTACCACCGGGGCGCATTCTTTGTAATGGACAACTTCGATTTTATGAATTTTTTTGATGCCCCTAGAAGCGCACCCAGGGCAGACAACCCGCCCATCGATAAAAACCTTGAAATAAAAGATGCATATGATTTTTACCTGAAAGCCGGCGCATTATCCAATCTTAATACAAAATATTTTGGTGGCAAAAGCAACATTTGGAATGAATACCTGGCGCATGCAACGAAAGATGCTTACTGGCAATCAAGAGACATCAGGAAACACCTGGTAAATGTAAAACCCGCTACACTGGTGGTTGGTGGCTGGTTTGATGCGGAAGATCTTTTTGGTGCATTGAACACTTACAGTACTATTGAAAGCCAGAATAAATCAAATGACAATAGACTGGTAATGGGCCCGTGGACACACGGTGCATGGGAACGCCAGAATTGGAACAGGTTTGTATCGTACAATTTTGAAAGCAACACTGCCGCATATTTTCAGCAGATGGAACTGGATTTTTTCAACTATCATCTGAAAGCAAAAGGAAATTTTGATGCGGGCGAGGCAACGATCTTCTTTACAGGCACCAATGAATGGAAGCGTTTTGCGCAATGGCCGCCGGCAGGAGTTAAAACACGAAAATTATTGTTGAATGCAAATCATCAACTGGAATTAAACGATGTGGCTACCACAGGCGCCGATGAATACGTATCAGACCCGGCGAACCCGGTACCCTACATAAATAAAATTGCCGGCGAGCGGCTGAGCGAATACATGGCGGCCAACCAGCAGTTTGCCGCTGTGCGCAACGATGTACTTTGCTACACTTCTGTTGTGCTCGATAAAGATATTACCCTGGCCGGGCCGCTAACGGCAAACCTGTCTGTAAGTATAACCGGTACAGACGCAGATTTTATTGTAAAGATTATTGATGTTTTGCCTGATTCTGCCGCCACGCAGCAATTGGTAAGAGCAGAGGTGTTAAGGGGAAAGTTTCGTAACAGCTTTAAAAAACCCGAACCTTTTAAACCGGGTAAAATAACGCCGGTAAAATTGCAACTCAATGATGTAGCGCACACTTTTAAAAAAGGACATCAGATTATGGTGCAGGTGCAGAGCTCATGGTTTCCGCTGGTAGACCGTAATCCACAGCAATTTTTAAACATACCTGCTGCAAAAGACACCGATTTCAAAAAACAGTCGATTAAAATTTTGCACAGCAGCCAGTATCCATCCTGGATCAGTTGCACCGAGCTCGAGTAA
- a CDS encoding lipoprotein signal peptidase encodes MKGKHVALIITGILLADQLLKVYIKTGYYLGEEHNVIGSWFRLHFVENEGMAWGWKFGGDFGKIILTLFRLVAVIFGTFYLRTIIRKKYHRGFIVCAALIYAGALGNLIDSMFYGLIFSESQPYLIAQAFTEHNYATFLHGKVVDMLYFPIITDATFPSWFPLWGGESFEFFRPVFNLADASISAGVIALLLWQKKFFPTKDEEKHATVETEAVVDDRTQVL; translated from the coding sequence GTGAAGGGTAAGCACGTTGCATTAATCATCACAGGCATTTTACTTGCCGACCAGTTGCTGAAAGTATACATTAAAACCGGCTATTATCTTGGCGAGGAACACAATGTAATCGGCAGTTGGTTCAGGCTGCATTTCGTGGAAAATGAAGGAATGGCCTGGGGCTGGAAATTTGGCGGTGATTTTGGCAAGATCATCCTTACTCTTTTTCGTTTGGTGGCCGTAATTTTTGGTACGTTTTACCTGCGTACCATTATCCGCAAAAAATACCACCGCGGGTTCATTGTTTGTGCGGCTCTCATCTATGCCGGCGCACTGGGTAATCTGATAGACAGTATGTTTTACGGACTTATATTCAGTGAAAGCCAGCCATACCTTATTGCCCAGGCTTTTACCGAGCATAATTATGCTACCTTTTTGCATGGCAAGGTTGTAGACATGCTTTACTTCCCCATCATTACGGATGCAACGTTCCCATCATGGTTTCCGCTGTGGGGTGGCGAAAGTTTCGAATTCTTCAGACCGGTCTTTAACCTGGCCGATGCTTCTATATCTGCCGGTGTGATTGCGCTGCTCCTGTGGCAGAAAAAATTCTTCCCTACAAAAGATGAAGAAAAACATGCTACTGTTGAGACCGAAGCTGTAGTTGATGACCGTACACAGGTATTGTAA
- a CDS encoding FtsX-like permease family protein, producing MNFLFAWRYFRSKKSANAINIIAWISVLAIAVGTAALIIVLSVFNGFEDIVKGLYSDFYSDIRITPAKGKYAAFTPDMVQKIAATPGIGEISFFVEEKAVLMNGDYQTIVYLKGVDAAYDKVCNLSKHIERGTYNLGTDEEPAIIAGSGISNAVGADPQDKLSNLIVYLPNRKANTFDNLEAMHSYNVVTSGIFAIQQEFDDKYAFTNLRFMQYMLDLKNEEYSGVDILLKPGSNETAISKQLAAITGDKMKVRTRYEQNQSLFSVMQIEKWVIYGILSLILVVAAFNMIGALTMLVLEKQKDIAVLKAMGAHTTRIQNIFLSAGLVLAIVGGGAGMLLALVICTLQLQFHFIELTGSTFIINYYPVQMHLQDFLLVSFTVFTVAVLAAWLPAKKAASQLFSLKS from the coding sequence TTGAATTTCCTTTTTGCATGGCGGTATTTCAGGAGTAAAAAGTCTGCCAATGCCATTAACATCATTGCGTGGATCAGCGTGCTTGCTATTGCAGTAGGCACGGCCGCGCTTATCATAGTGCTAAGTGTATTCAACGGTTTTGAAGATATTGTTAAAGGCCTTTACAGCGATTTTTACTCAGACATTCGCATTACACCTGCCAAAGGAAAATATGCAGCTTTTACGCCTGATATGGTGCAGAAAATTGCGGCTACCCCGGGCATTGGCGAGATCAGTTTTTTCGTGGAAGAAAAAGCCGTTCTGATGAATGGTGATTACCAGACCATCGTATACCTGAAAGGCGTAGACGCTGCTTACGATAAAGTATGTAACCTGAGCAAGCATATTGAACGTGGTACATACAACCTTGGAACCGATGAAGAGCCAGCCATTATTGCCGGCTCTGGCATCAGCAATGCTGTAGGTGCAGACCCGCAGGATAAACTGTCTAATCTTATTGTGTATTTGCCCAACAGGAAGGCCAACACGTTTGACAACCTGGAGGCCATGCATTCTTACAATGTTGTAACCAGCGGCATATTTGCCATTCAGCAGGAGTTTGATGATAAATACGCATTTACCAATCTCAGGTTTATGCAATATATGCTCGACCTGAAAAATGAAGAGTACAGCGGTGTGGACATACTTTTGAAACCAGGCAGTAACGAAACGGCAATCAGCAAACAACTGGCGGCCATTACCGGCGATAAAATGAAAGTGCGTACACGCTACGAGCAGAACCAGAGTTTGTTCAGCGTAATGCAGATTGAAAAGTGGGTGATTTATGGTATTCTCTCTCTTATACTTGTAGTTGCTGCGTTTAACATGATTGGCGCACTAACCATGCTGGTACTGGAAAAGCAAAAAGACATTGCTGTACTTAAAGCCATGGGTGCACACACTACACGTATTCAAAACATCTTTTTAAGTGCAGGCCTGGTACTGGCAATTGTAGGTGGCGGCGCTGGTATGTTGCTGGCATTGGTCATTTGCACCCTGCAACTCCAATTTCATTTTATTGAACTTACCGGCAGCACTTTTATCATTAACTACTACCCCGTGCAAATGCACCTGCAGGATTTTTTGCTGGTATCCTTTACAGTGTTTACGGTTGCAGTACTTGCAGCGTGGCTACCCGCAAAAAAAGCTGCATCGCAGCTTTTTTCTCTCAAGAGTTAA
- the kbl gene encoding glycine C-acetyltransferase: MNEKFVARIKAELTEIEAAGLYKKERIITSEQGAEIIVGGKTVLNFCANNYLGLSSHPKVIEAAHKAIDSHGYGMSSVRFICGTQDIHKELEAKLAQFLGTEDTILYAAAFDANGGVFEPLFNEQDAIISDALNHASIIDGVRLCKAVRYRYEHNNMEDLETKLLDAAHLRSRIIVTDGSFSMDGTIAQLDKICDLADKYDAIVMIDECHSSGFLGKTGRGTHEYRGVMGRIDIITGTLGKALGGASGGFTSGRKEIIEMLRQRSRPYLFSNTVAPSIVGASIAVLDMLTETTELRDKLEYNTRYFRTQMTAAGFDIKPGDHPIVPIMLYDAVVAQNFAAKLLEEGIYVIGFFYPVVAKGQARIRVQLSAAHEQHHLDKAIAAFTKVGKELEVLK; encoded by the coding sequence ATGAATGAAAAATTTGTTGCACGGATAAAAGCAGAACTTACAGAAATAGAAGCCGCCGGCCTGTATAAAAAAGAAAGAATTATTACCAGCGAACAGGGTGCGGAAATAATTGTGGGCGGTAAAACGGTGTTGAATTTTTGTGCCAATAATTACCTCGGTCTCTCATCTCACCCAAAAGTTATTGAAGCTGCGCATAAAGCAATTGACAGTCATGGTTATGGCATGAGCAGCGTACGTTTTATTTGCGGTACACAGGATATACACAAAGAACTGGAAGCAAAACTTGCGCAGTTTCTAGGTACAGAAGATACAATTTTATATGCCGCTGCATTCGATGCCAATGGCGGTGTTTTTGAACCTTTGTTCAACGAGCAGGATGCCATCATTTCAGATGCACTTAACCATGCGTCTATTATTGATGGCGTGCGTTTGTGCAAAGCAGTGCGCTACCGCTACGAGCACAATAACATGGAAGACCTTGAAACAAAATTGCTCGATGCTGCTCACTTGCGCAGCCGCATTATTGTTACAGATGGTTCTTTTAGTATGGATGGCACCATTGCCCAGTTAGATAAAATCTGTGACCTCGCCGATAAGTATGACGCTATTGTAATGATTGATGAATGTCATTCATCCGGCTTTTTGGGTAAAACAGGCCGTGGCACGCATGAGTACCGCGGTGTAATGGGCCGCATAGATATCATAACCGGCACACTTGGTAAAGCGCTAGGCGGAGCAAGTGGTGGTTTTACAAGCGGTCGTAAAGAAATTATCGAGATGCTGCGCCAGCGCTCAAGACCGTATCTTTTTTCTAATACGGTTGCGCCAAGCATTGTAGGTGCATCTATCGCCGTGCTGGATATGCTTACAGAAACCACCGAGCTAAGAGATAAACTGGAATACAATACGCGCTATTTCAGAACGCAGATGACGGCTGCCGGTTTTGATATTAAACCGGGCGATCACCCCATTGTTCCGATAATGTTATACGATGCGGTGGTTGCACAAAACTTTGCGGCAAAGCTGCTGGAAGAAGGCATTTATGTAATTGGTTTCTTTTACCCGGTAGTGGCGAAGGGCCAGGCGAGAATTCGTGTGCAGTTGAGCGCCGCGCATGAGCAACACCACCTTGATAAAGCAATCGCTGCATTTACAAAAGTGGGTAAAGAACTGGAGGTGCTAAAGTAA
- a CDS encoding insulinase family protein: protein MKQIIIAATGLLFTTVTMAQSAVDRSVRPKPGPAPAIAIKDPVIYKLANGITVLVVENHKLPKVTATYSIDAGPVTEGSKAGTLDLMGGMLAEGTTKMSKAEFDEAVDQMGADVSLGSSGGSVGALTRYFDKAFTLMTDALKSPAFKQESFDKIKTQTLTGIKSNEKSAKAISANVVGALSFGADHPAGEFTTETSVNSITLDDIKKAYAKYITPSRGYLTFVGDITPAQAKALAEKTLGNWKGTALSLEQLKTVKNPAKTEIDIVDVPNAVQSEITVTNLVLLPMSSPDYFPVLLTNQILGGGADARLFLNLREKHGFTYGSYSNIGSGRFQSRFSATASVRNDKVDSAVAEILTELNRIRTEKVSATELANAKGIYNGSFALGLENPARTASFASNIIINDLPKDFYRTYLQKINAVTVEDVQRVAQKYFSYNDTRVVVVGKAEAVKPGLAKLGYDVKMYDKNAKPVEAKANAAVNMTADQIIDKYITVSGGADELKKINSISSTGTLAVQGMQLDATSKRMAPNKELMEVSMNGQVAMRTAFDGEKGYQSQMGNKMDFDADQLAKKKEIKGLFPQMYYKTAGYKLEVTGTDKVGGADAYKVKIVSPSGAEAVEYYDVATGNLVKEEAVEKQGGMEIQRSVEYANFKKVGNVLLPFTFNISVQAAQGSQDLVMEISEYKINEGVTDADFK from the coding sequence ATGAAACAAATAATTATAGCAGCCACCGGTTTATTGTTTACCACAGTAACAATGGCGCAATCAGCAGTCGACAGAAGTGTAAGACCCAAGCCGGGTCCTGCACCGGCTATTGCCATTAAAGATCCCGTTATTTATAAACTTGCAAATGGCATTACCGTTTTGGTAGTAGAAAATCATAAACTGCCAAAAGTAACCGCCACCTATTCAATAGATGCAGGCCCGGTAACCGAAGGCAGCAAAGCTGGAACGCTCGATCTTATGGGCGGCATGCTTGCAGAAGGTACAACAAAAATGAGCAAAGCGGAATTTGATGAGGCAGTAGACCAGATGGGTGCAGATGTAAGCCTTGGTTCATCAGGCGGCAGCGTAGGAGCGCTTACCCGTTATTTTGATAAAGCCTTTACATTAATGACAGATGCATTAAAAAGCCCTGCATTCAAACAGGAGTCTTTCGATAAAATCAAAACCCAAACCTTAACAGGCATAAAGTCGAATGAAAAAAGTGCAAAAGCCATTTCTGCAAATGTGGTAGGCGCTCTGTCATTTGGTGCTGATCATCCGGCCGGCGAGTTTACTACCGAGACTTCTGTAAACAGCATTACGCTTGATGACATCAAAAAAGCCTACGCTAAATATATCACGCCATCGCGTGGCTACCTGACCTTCGTTGGAGATATTACACCTGCCCAGGCTAAAGCTCTGGCTGAAAAAACGTTGGGTAACTGGAAAGGCACTGCATTATCACTGGAGCAACTGAAAACAGTTAAGAACCCTGCCAAAACAGAGATCGATATAGTAGACGTACCAAATGCGGTACAAAGCGAAATAACGGTTACAAACCTCGTGTTATTACCAATGAGCAGCCCAGACTATTTCCCGGTATTGCTTACCAACCAGATACTCGGCGGTGGCGCAGATGCAAGACTATTTCTCAACCTGCGTGAAAAACATGGCTTTACTTATGGCAGTTACTCCAACATAGGTTCTGGCCGTTTTCAGTCCAGGTTCAGCGCTACAGCTTCTGTACGCAACGATAAAGTTGACAGTGCAGTGGCCGAAATACTTACTGAACTTAACCGTATAAGAACAGAGAAAGTTTCTGCTACCGAACTTGCCAATGCAAAAGGAATTTATAACGGATCATTTGCATTGGGTTTGGAAAACCCGGCACGTACGGCTTCATTTGCAAGCAACATTATCATCAATGACCTGCCCAAAGATTTTTACAGAACATACCTGCAAAAGATCAATGCGGTAACTGTTGAAGACGTGCAGCGCGTGGCTCAGAAATATTTTAGCTATAACGATACAAGAGTTGTGGTGGTAGGTAAAGCTGAAGCGGTAAAGCCCGGTCTTGCAAAACTTGGGTACGATGTAAAGATGTATGACAAGAATGCAAAGCCTGTTGAAGCAAAAGCAAATGCAGCGGTAAACATGACCGCCGACCAGATCATCGATAAATACATAACTGTATCAGGCGGCGCAGACGAATTAAAAAAGATCAATTCAATATCTTCTACGGGCACACTGGCAGTGCAGGGCATGCAGCTGGATGCTACATCTAAAAGAATGGCGCCAAACAAAGAGTTGATGGAAGTTTCAATGAATGGCCAGGTTGCAATGAGAACTGCTTTCGACGGTGAAAAAGGTTACCAGTCGCAAATGGGTAATAAGATGGATTTTGATGCAGACCAGCTAGCAAAAAAGAAAGAGATCAAAGGTTTGTTTCCACAGATGTATTATAAAACAGCGGGCTATAAACTGGAAGTTACCGGCACTGATAAAGTGGGCGGCGCTGATGCATATAAAGTAAAAATTGTGTCACCTTCCGGCGCTGAGGCGGTTGAGTATTATGATGTGGCAACCGGAAATCTTGTAAAAGAAGAAGCTGTTGAAAAACAGGGAGGCATGGAAATACAACGCAGTGTTGAATATGCCAATTTTAAAAAAGTTGGTAATGTTCTTTTGCCTTTTACTTTTAACATATCTGTACAGGCGGCGCAGGGCAGCCAGGATCTTGTAATGGAAATAAGTGAATATAAAATAAACGAAGGCGTAACTGACGCAGACTTTAAATAA